The region TCAATGGACACATACTGTAGTCTCTGAAAGAGAGTACTAGAGATGGGAATGTTTTCATTTCTGACTAGATTTTGGAGTTAAGCACAGCTACAGCAAACTGGACATTAATCATATTAACTAGAAAATGTTGCCTTCTGTCGACTGCTTTGTTTGAATGTTACGCTCATGCTCCTTTTCTCATGTAGGAAGGTTttcttgttttatattatctgTAATTTTGTACGTTAAACTACTAGGGAAGAATAGGTCAACAACTCCAATCATTACAAATTGACCTTTGGAAGCAGTGATCTTGTTAGCACTTGAACATGAAGTGCATTTATGCTCATTCTAACTCAATTATTAGCTCATCTTTTTTTGCTCGCTTTTCAGTTTTCACAAACCTTACTAGCAACCAACATGGCAGAAAGTCCTTTGATATtggtcatatttttaaagctTGGGCAAATGAGGGCAACAACTCGAACTATAACAAAATGCCTAGGACTAGGAGTCAATGCGACTTTCATCGGCACTTcaatttgaaatataaatttaccaTGAGTTTATAAGGCAACCTACTATGATTTACTAATCTTGTGTTCACTAAACACAttgttggtaaaaaaactttactAATCTTGTGTTCACTACGGTATGCTTCAAACACATTTGTGGTAAGAAAAGTTAATAATGAAAGTACACTGATATTATGTTCACTAAGGTATGCTTCAAACATATTtgtggtaaaaaaaagttaaagtaCGTTTCCATTTCAGGATGCTTCAATCTCCTTAAGGGAGAAAGTATGgcatttttgttataattagaATGCAATTCTGTGGAGTCAGGTGGAATAACTTCACTCTCCAACACTCAACATCTGTTCTTTGCTTCCTTTGATCTATACTAACTCGCTTTTGGTATAGCCGTTTGAAATAGGCTTGAACTCCCGTCAAACTTGAGATTCTTCTGCAGGCAACATAGTGCCTAGTTGAGCTAAACACCATCTTGATCTTATTCATGTTACTATCTCTAGTTTCCTCTGTGATGACTATAACTCAGAGAAGGAAGGAACATACTGTAGCAAAAGCCGAAGAAGATGCGAGGTCACCCTACTGACTTGTTAGTTGTGTTGCAGGCACATTACATGCTCGGGCTTGCACTTCTCAACAGGGACGAATTGACTGAGGGAATAAAAGAACTAGAGAAGGTCCCTGTCTCTCTCACTCAGTCACACGTCCACATGTATTCGCATATTAGGTTTAACAAGATATCATGGTTTTTTGCCTTAAGCCTTTTATTTCTCCTTGCTGCCATGAATGTTATGCTTCTATGAGTAGCACAGTTGCGATGTTGATTTTGAGCACTAAATTGAAACTCTGGTCTTAATATGCATTAAGAATAGTTGATTTGGCAAGTTATACGATGCCAATGGAAACAGGCATACAATTACATACCGGTTCTACCGGTTTTCTTTTCATGCCCTTTCTTCTTGATGGTGCTATTGCCTATTTTTAGCTACAACTCATATTCTGCTTATGCTGTTGTACTGATGAATCAATCTTTACTCAGTCTTTAGAGCTTGGAAGGGGTGCACATCCTGCAAGTTACATGGTTGAAGAGATCTGGCAGGAGCTTTCTAAAGCTAAATACATAGAATGGGAAAGCTTATCAAGAGAACGAGTCTGTCAATTGCATATGCTGAAGTTTGTGAAAACCTTTTTCCATACATTACCTGACCACCATCACAAAGATATAATGCGCTTACTAATATGGCATTTTCCCTTTTCAGGGAAGCATGTAAACAAGCTCTTAGGAACTATAACAGCCTTGACAATCCAGCTGCATATGCCCCTGAAGAACAATTAAATGAGCTCGAGGAGGTTTTTCAGAAAGCCGCGAAGTCTGATATTCCAGCAGAGGTACTACCTACCTTTGACAGTGTTGCTTACTTTCGTGCCCTGACTGGCGTAATCTGAAAAAGTGAACTATTTTATATGCAGGTTCCTGACCATCTCTGCTGCAAAATTACACTTGATATTTTCCGAGACCCGGTGATTACGCCAAGTGGAATCACGTATGAGAGGGCTGTGCTTCTTGACCATCTTCATAGGGTAACTGGCAGAAGCATATAAAAATTGCCTCTGAATGTACTTGAGTTTTGCATACCAAACTTATGGTGAGCCTTCAAACTCGTAGGTGGGGAAGTTCGACCCTGTGACCCGTGAAGCACTTGAACCGCATCAACTAATTCCTAACCTTGCCATCAAGGAAGCTGTCCATGCGTTTTTGAGTGAACATGGTTGGGCTTACAGGATGAGATGATGGCTTTGAATTACAGATGTACACCTGGGATTTGCAGGCAAGATTTGCAATACATATTTTGGTTAGTCAACTTAAATgtgccattttttttacactTTTATTGGTGGAAAAGGGTTTACCTGGGATGGCTGTGTACAGATTCCCCTTCTCTAGCTCTCTCTCCTCTGTACTATGTGCATATTATGGTTGGTATATTATTATCAACAgtgaaagaaaattaaagttaacTGTCATGGTATTTCTGTTGTACTCGACACAAAAGTAAGTTACccatctgtttcataatttaatactttttagtcttacctagatttatatggatgttaatgcATCTAAACATTATACAAATTggatatatagatgaaactaGCCATGgcttaaaaagtcttacaatatgaaatatgaAAGAAAACTAGATATtgtttatctaaaaactagAACTGGTCACctggaaaaaattaagtacgcatatcttttcttttccctcttgGATATcgtttatttgttttaaacaCAACTCTTCTATAATCTTCCCGGGTATCAGTTTTTTAAATACTGAGATGAACATTATGGACTTAAGTTAAATATTACTACTACACAGTCTTcttcaaataaaacatttcaTAAGAGTCTTCTTGTAGTGGTGATGCTAAATAATACCAAACTTGATCAATTCTGTCACAAGATTACTAGTTTTATAAAGTGCATATAAATCAATCCAACCCTAGCCTTGTCCTCGGTCATGTCATTGGCTTCTCGAGCAGCGCAGAGACCAGCTTCTTGCCGGTGTTCCATCGCACCCTCCTGAATCCGACCCTGTCAGTCGTTGCGCTCAGCTgctcgccggagaagacgAAGTGGTCTAGCCAGAGCAAGCCTCCCGGCCTCATCACCCGGTAGATGTCGAACACCGCGAACTCGAGCGACACGTcggtgaccggcggcggccggctgcCTAGCTCCGGTGTCCAGTGCACGATGTCGAGCGTGCCGTCGAAGAACGGCAGCCGGTGCGCCGGGCTGACGTGCACCGGCACGAGCCCTCGCGACGCGATCAGGCTGCCGGACGGCCCGCCGGAGTTCATGGACGTGGTGGTCACCACGGTCACCCCGCGCTCGCGCATCCGCGCCGCGAACGTGCCGGACACGCCGCCGATGTCGAGCCCGATGCGCACCGTGCCGTTCGGCCTCGCCGCGAGCACGCCGTCGATGGAGTAGGTgagcgcgccgtcgtcgcgcatCCACCGGCCCTTCTCCCGGCCGCGCAGGTcgaactcgccgccgccgtgcgccaggCACGAGTAGTTCTTGCACCGGTACGCGTCCCACACGACGGTGGTGTCCGGCGGGATGGTCCAGAGGCTCTTCGGCAACGGCGCCGGCTGCACgtacctcgccggcgacggcggtcggCACCGTCTCCGCGGCAGCGGGTCGCAGCCATTGCGCATGAGCTGGTGCGCGAGCGCCTCGTCGGAGGGGCATTCGCCGCCGGGCTTGTATTCCATGTACCGTTCCAGGTCGTCCTGGAAGCGGCTGCACGCGTGCCCCACAGCCGGGAGCGCGTCGCCGGTGACGCTCCGGTGCGATCCGACGGCGAGCTTGAGCTCCCCGGA is a window of Oryza brachyantha chromosome 8, ObraRS2, whole genome shotgun sequence DNA encoding:
- the LOC102717363 gene encoding probable methyltransferase At1g29790, yielding MDQYCDGKSKKPGTKSRRCRCSATMLTMLLFVITNSVSVLLSSGAGAFLLRRYKPDSVRLWAWDDSAALLDDLNATQSALAATHAQLADLHARLGTASSLLETLLAGMAARDGAAPAEQRGAWWARELSGELKLAVGSHRSVTGDALPAVGHACSRFQDDLERYMEYKPGGECPSDEALAHQLMRNGCDPLPRRRCRPPSPARYVQPAPLPKSLWTIPPDTTVVWDAYRCKNYSCLAHGGGEFDLRGREKGRWMRDDGALTYSIDGVLAARPNGTVRIGLDIGGVSGTFAARMRERGVTVVTTTSMNSGGPSGSLIASRGLVPVHVSPAHRLPFFDGTLDIVHWTPELGSRPPPVTDVSLEFAVFDIYRVMRPGGLLWLDHFVFSGEQLSATTDRVGFRRVRWNTGKKLVSALLEKPMT
- the LOC102717087 gene encoding E3 ubiquitin-protein ligase CHIP translates to MSPAAASKRQAELLKQEGNAFFKKDRISAAIDAYTGAITLCPNVAVYWTNRALCYKRRNEWLKVEENCRMAIRLDSHSVKAHYMLGLALLNRDELTEGIKELEKSLELGRGAHPASYMVEEIWQELSKAKYIEWESLSRERVCQLHMLKEACKQALRNYNSLDNPAAYAPEEQLNELEEVFQKAAKSDIPAEVPDHLCCKITLDIFRDPVITPSGITYERAVLLDHLHRVGKFDPVTREALEPHQLIPNLAIKEAVHAFLSEHGWAYRMR